The region CAAGCAGGGTGAATATGAGGGGTACCCTGCATGAAGGGAGCGATCTTTTGATGAAGTGCCAGTACTCCCACAGATGGGAGTAACCATGGAGGCAAGTTTGAGGAAGTGGGAACGTTACTAACtggcagtggaattgctggggaCCATGCAAGTGGTCACCTAAGGTATGCGACTGTAAATATACAGGGGCAACACGGCCCAGGTTGTGTGATTTTCCCTCTAGCCCCACTCAGTGGTCCTGGAGCTGATGGAGAGGGTTTAGTTCCAATTGCGCTGGTGCCAGGGAGCCTGGAGCCAGTGTCTGCAGGGACAAGGCTACAATGATGATTCTAACTGGTGGGAAGAGAAGACAGGATGGGAGACGAAGGACATATCAACAGTGGATTTAACAGACCAGACGATGAGACAGGGCTGAGGGTACAGGATGAGGAAGCCCAAAAGGTCAAGGCAGAGGTCGGGCTACAATGTCTGGTCTGGCTCCTGTGCACCATCATGTGGGTGGCTGAACTAATGCAGAAGAAAAAGGCGCTGCAGGTGAGGATGGGAAGGAATCGAGAGGCCAGGCTGTGGACCAAGTCACCTACATGGATTCAGAAGTCCCCAGAGAGGTgacggaggcccagagagaaagATTGTGGGCCAGGAGGGAAGGTCCCAGAATGAGGAGGAGTGACAGAGAGGTGGCTGGCTGGCCACAGAGTCTCCTCTCATCGTTAgctccctgggctccagccccaggaTGGTGAACCAACCATGGCTCTTCAGAATTTATAAGGCTAGTCAACCTTTTACTCCTCAAAGCATATCCCAGAGATCAGTACAACCGTACTgtcttataaatgaagaaactgaggctcagggaagagacccagaggggcaggggcaaggcCCTCGAGCCAGGAGGCAGCAGGCCTGGGAGCTCAGGTCACCTGGGTAGTTCCGGCAGCCCCCCGCGGTGCTCCCCCGCCGCCAGGTGCCCTCGTAGAGTGTGGTGTTCCATTTGCGGATGGACCGGCTCTTGAGCGCATCGGGTGTCAGGTTGCAGATCTCCAACCGGGTGAACTCACGCATGAAGTCTCGGAAGGACATCCTGGGGTCCCAGTACAGAGGTGAGCCACAGTCCCCGGCCAGGGCACATGCGGGGTCCGTGGGGATCGGGGGCTGGGGCACAAGCCCTGAGAGGGGCTGGACTGAGGAGGGGGCCGCTCACCAGAACTCTCCATCCTCCATCTTGACCCGGAGCTGCTCCCTTTCGTAAGGGTCCACGTTGTTCCACTCTGAGGAGCTGGGGGAGAAGGGCGCTGCCAGGAGCTGATGGAAACTGCCTTGCGGGCCTCTGTCCCTAGGGCCTGGCCCCCCTTAGCCCAAGTCAGAAGGGCTCTGCACGGTCAAGCCCAAGATCCCAGTTCCAGGGGCTGTCATATGAGGGCCAGCTCTGAGGATGCTCACAGGCTGGGCCCCGTGGCCTGCTTGCCTGAGCTTTGTCAGGACAGTCCCCCAGACCTGGTAACATAGGGATGGGCACCCCCTGCTCAATCCTGAGCACAGTCCCAGCAGAAATGCCGTGGCCCTGACCAGCCTCCCATAGCCTCCCCAGCCAGTGTCCACTGCCCCTCACCCGTCACTCCAGGCTCCTGTCCACTCCACCTCGCCCCAAGGATTCCGCATCCGGATCAGGCTCACCATCTGGCCCTGGTAGTTCACCTGTTCCCAGAACTCCCATCAGCGCCTGCTTCCAGCACACACTTTCAACATGGCTTCCTGCTGTGTTCCACTCAGGAGCCCTGCTCCGCACCCAGCACCACACCCAGGGAGATACAGCCCCTTCTCGATGAATTTACCCCGAGGGAGGCTAGGCAAACAGACTACAGAAAATCAGAGCTGAATAAGATAAATATctcaagagacaaagaagatgcCACAGGAGGTCAAAGAGCCAGCCCCTCCCACAGCTGTGGTACTAGGCCAGACAGGCAAAGGCCAGCCAGAAGGCAGAAGCCACCCTAAAGGGACAGCCCGTGTGGGGTGGTACCTGCTTGGCCCCTGTCACAGAGTAGGCATGGCCCTTCACCAGCTTCTTGAAAGTGATGGCCTCCATGTCTAGAACGCTGGAGATCTGCAGGGATACATGTGCAGGGGTTGGGGGCCACGTCCCAGAGACCAGGGGCATCCCCATCCCCAGTCCAGAAGGGAGACCCAAGCACTCATGGATCCCAGACACTCCCCATGCACAATAGCTATtgggagtggcaggcaggggaGCTGACTTCGCCTAACACCCCAACATATGCTGGCCCTAGAAAGGGGGGGTCACTCCACCACCACTATTACTGGTGGAGGGGCCTGTGCACCCCACTGACATTTGCTGGTGAGCCGGGCAACAGAAGAGTGGGGAAACAAGCTGAGCTCTGAGGTTGATGGAGCAGGAATAACCCCAGCCATAAAGGAGGCAGATAGGACTGAAGTGATGGATGAGGCTGGAGGGGAAtccagagagagagcaaggtgaGAGGTGGGGTCTGGAGCCAAGCTGGGGGCAAGGATGAGGCGGGGCTGGGATGAAGAGGGAACATCTGGAAGGGGAGACAGGTCACAGGTCCTGGCTGGGTGTACTCACGTCAATGGAGCAGCCCAGGAGAGAACCTCGCTCCAGGGCCTTGAGGATGATTTGGTAGAGGTCGCTGGGTGCCTTGCGCAGCTCATACCATTCTGTCACCCCGCCTGTGAAGTCCTCAAAGCCCTCTGAGGTGCTGCCTCCAGAGAGGGCCTCGTAGCTGCCATTcaccctgcggggagcccagccCCAGGTCAGCACTCCCGCATCAAGCAGGACCCCAGACCCCAGGGTTGCCTGGAGCTGGCCCCTGGCTCCTACTCACTTGGCATAGGCCTTCTCAAGCAGGGCACTCCAGAACTCGTTGCCTTGGGCGGAGTGCACAAACACCAGCTTCCCGTCCTTGATGGGCAGCAGGTCATCCACGACCACATCCACCCATTCCCCAAACTGCCACAgctagaggggaggggagaacaGTGAGTGCCTGCTTTGGGATTGCCCTGGCCAGAGCTCAAGCCTCAACTCTGCCAACTTGCTAGATGTCTGATCATGtacctgggatccaggatcctgAATGAGGTTGCCTgttggagcctcagtttccctgtccaTAAAAGGGAAGCCTTCCTCAAGGGAAAACTAACCATGACCACAAAGGTAAAGCTTTTAGGGCAGTGCTactgatattttcaaaatagacCAGGTTGCCTCttcaggcacagagaggctagaAAGCCCTAGGGGCTTGGCTCTCGGGAACAAGCCCCCTACCTCTCCCCTCCCTCATTTGAGGTGTATGGGGGGGCATATGTAAATTAAGTGTAGGTCAAAAGTCAGGATATGTATAGTGGGGGCGGGTATAGATATAAATTAGGTATGGGTCAAAAATGTGGCATCTAGACCATAAGATGGGTGCGGTTCCTGCATTCACAGGTTTGCCTCTGAGATGGCAGGAGAGGTAAGTTTCCCAGGGCCAGAGGAGTCAGAAGCCTGGGGCCAGAAGTGACCAAGCACTAACAGAGTTGGGAGGAGCACAGAACAATggggcaaggggaggaggggggcctAAGTAGTGAGGGTTGGAGGTGGAGGGAGTGTGAAGCGGGCCAATGAAGAGGCCAGGGCGGAGCGGATTAGAGGAGtaagggaagggggtgggggggaggcagtgAGACCACATCCTTCCAAACCAGTGCGAGCAGGTGCAGCACTTGGCACCACCGGTCTGTTCTGCTTGGCCCCAAGGCAGGATGGAATAGGGAAAGGAACTCCCCGAATAAGGGGAAAGAGAGGGCACCCAGAAgtcccccagggcagggctggggccaccAGAGGTTCTCATCCGGGGTTGCTGGGGTGTGTCTCCCAATATCAGCTCACTGAGAATTCCTTAGTGTGACTTAAGAAATGGGCCCTGTGTGCAAAAAGGGAATAGTTGGTTTAAATAGACTTAATCTTGCCCTTCTTTCTGCAGGAAGTTGGAGGCTGGAGGTTGCCAAAGTGTAggaggagttgggggtggggggtgggggagactggtGCCATGGGTGGAGATAGCCACATGTGCTGGTCTGTTTTCCCCAGTAGAACACTATTTTTCATATGCAAACCTGGGACCCTATGGAGGAAAAGGATTTGTCCCATGAGAAATAATAGAGATCTTTCTATTCCTCCAAGCACTTTCTCCTTGATACACACCACCACGCAGGAAAACTGCCAGCTGAAATACCTGCCCAGCCGTTTCACACATGACAGATCTGAGATGGCATCAACAGGTCAAATTCTTTCTAGAGGGAGGTCTGATCCCCACAGGGTGTGGACTTAAGCCACCGTAACTGCAGATTGCTGTGGGTCACTggtcctcacctcctccagggccTGATACCCCTCTTTCCCCAAAGCCCTGGGCCTAGGTGGACTCAGGGCTCCTCACCTGGAAATGGAAGATGCCAGCATAGCCATTCTGGAAGCTTTGGCCGTGTGGAACCACTCGATGCAGAAGCGTGTCATTGAGGGTGAGGGAGGCTATGGCAGCCAGAAGCCAACAGTCCCCTGGGATGGGAGGGACCCATATCAGGCCTGCTCTGCCGCTCTGCTCCCCGTGATGCACTAGTGCCCATACTGGAGACAACCTGGGATTCCCTGGGCGCCATGTCCCTTGGCTTAGAGAAAAGACCCAGGAATCTAGGCAAACCAGCCCCACACTGATAGCCAGAGCCTGCCTGAGCTTGCAGGAGGGAGGGGTTAGGGCAGAGCCGGAAGGAACAGGCATGGGGAACTACTATGGAAAAAACACCCAGaaccaccccctcctcccagggcctaCCCAGTGCTCCCTGGCAGATGTCTGTGCGGGTGGCTCCATCCACAATGAACTGGGGGTTTGAGAGCAGCTCCTGCAAGAGACCCAGAGTCCTGTCTCTGGGCCAGCCCTCCTAGAAACTGGAGCGCAGCCACCCTAGACCCCACCCCACACCTGGGACCTGGAGTCCTGTTCCCGCTCCTCACCCACGATAGGGGTAAACTGAGTCCCACCCAAGGTGGTCCCTCTCACCGTGGGACGCTTCCACTTGATGCCATAGGTTTTGGAGGAGTTAGGGCCCAGGTCCTTGTAGCCTAGGCTCTGGGGTATGGGGGGGAAGGCCTCATCACGGAAGAGGGCCCCACTCTGCAGGCAGTGTGCTCGCAGCTGCTCAAAGTCCTGGCCCATGTACTTGATGGCGTTCTCATGGCGGCCAAGGCCCAGCTCCTTGGCCCGCTGCTTCTGCACTTGTGCAGACACCCCAGTGCAGTACACTGGGGTGATGATCTCCTCAGCCATCCTGCAGGACAGACCAGCCTGCTCAGAACCCAGGCCTTCCCAAAACTAGAACTGGGGCTCCTACTTGCCACTGACTGTCCTTCCTTTCCAAACCTGGGGTGTCCCCCACCTCATTGCTTCCCTCAGGAACTCAGGACTCTCTGCCACCTCCCTGTGCCCCCAGAAACCAGGAGAGGGGCTCCTCCGCCCCTAGGTACCCCGGCCACCACCTCTCCCTTCCAGACTCCCATTGTCCAGGGCCTGCAGTGGTGGTCAGCCGGCCAGGCAGGCGGGGCAGAGCCCGGGGATAACAACACAGTGACCCCTTCCCCGGACTCCTGGGCACTGGCCCCTCCCTGGCACGGAGGCTGAGAACTCCAGGCAAgcagggcccctccccaggcccctgggaccGGCTCGGTGGCCCGGGGCTGCCGGGCTTCAGTCCCTCCCGCTCCGGccttcccccagcccagcccccggAGACAGTGGGGAGCGCAGGCCGGGCGGCTGCCTGGGCGGTGCGGCttcccgagccgccgccgccgtcgcggGCACTCAGGGGGCCCGGGGGCAGCGGCCGGGGGTCGCGGAATCACGGCGGGGCCGCCCAGCTCCTTACCTGGGGCGGCAGTGCTGGGGGACCGCTGCGTGCCCGCGGCTGCCTTCCCGGGTGGCGGCTCCGGGTAGGGCCCAACCAGGAAGAGcgctcctccccgccctcctccgcgGCCCCTCCGCCCtgtcccccgccctcctcctcctcctccacctcctcgggctcgggctccggctcgggctcgggcgccgccgcctccccgctcCCCCTTATCTCGCCGGCACCTTCCGCGACTGTCCCAGACGGCGTCCCCCCGCCCCTCGGCGGCCTCCGCGGGGACACACCAGGGTGTCAGGCGGGCTGCGCCGCCCAGACGGAAGGGcaccgcggggcgggggcggggcgggggcggggcggggcagggccggggtATTTTTAACCCGGGGCAGCTGCTCGAGTTGCAGGGCCGGGCGGCCCCACCCCACGCGGCGCCCCCGGAGGGCCCTCCCGCAGCTCCGGCCGCCtcccgcccgcggcccccgcgcgcccccagCTCCGGGCCAGGATGACCTCAGGCTGCGGCAGCCgcgaggaggaggggctgggcgggcggcgggcgcgcccCTGCGGGAGCCGGGCAcaccgccgcccccgccgcccccgccgcccccgccgcccgcgcccgcggcTCCCGCTCCGCGTCCCCCACAGGCCCCGCTCGCTGCGCGACCTCGGGCGAGCCCCTTCCCCATCCGGCCGCGGCTCCCCGGGCGGGAAGGGGCGCTGACGCGCAGCTGCGGGAACCCATCTTTCTCTCGCGCCCCGGGGTTCCCTGAACCCGGAACCTGCGGGCCGTGGGCATccctgcccgcgcccccgcgcccccgagcCCCGGCCCACCCACGCGGCAGCGCCCCGGGCCCGCCTTACCCAGGAGGGGGCGCAGAGGCTGCGGACGGGTGGGCGGGCGCGCTGCTGACCGCCGGATCCTGCCCGCGGAGGTCGGAGACGCGGAGGCCCAGGGGAGGAGGACGGCGGGGGCCTTCCCAGCTCCGCGCTTTTCCCTGACCTtgggggcccggcccggccgctcTTGCCGCTCCCCTAGGGCGTACACATGAGCATTTTGTTGGGGCAGCAGTGCATAGCTTTCCCAGGGTTTCAGGACCCACGGCCGCAAGAAGGGTGAGAGCCACTGGTCTAATCTGACCTCATTCACACCTTCTCacttgagagagaaggaaaactgaGGCGGGGAGATGTGATTTGCCGAGCGCCCTCCCTGGAGGTGGAACCAGCGCCTGGGCTCTTTGCTCTTCACCGTGCAGCGTTCCTGCATCCGATCTTGACTAAACCCCTCTGCCAAAGCCTTTGCACAGCAGAGACCCACGACTGAGACACACCAGCCCCCTGCTGGGGGTGCAGGTCCCCCCAGTCCCCTGGTTTTGATGAATAGAAAGTTGAATCCTGATGAACACGTTGAAGTCAACTATGCAATGAGTCGCTGGAGAGGgcttggggtgaggggtgggaaccagcttgtgcaaaggcccagaggctggGAGAACACACGCCAATGAAGGGAACAGCAGGTGTTCCTCGTAACTAGGTCACAGGGAATAAATAAGGgcccaaaagaagaaagaggctCTGGAGAGGTATGCAGAGGCCACCCCTCTCTGGCCCTACCTATCTGTCCCACAGTCCCCAGAATCACCTTCACAAAACGTATCACTCCTACTGAGTGCTTTTGATTGGTCACCAAATAGTCACTGACCACCTTCTGTATGTGCAAAGCACTGTGCTTCCCTGAGCAGAAGATGGTGGCCTCAACCCCTCTGAAGGGCATACACATTCATTTAATGATGACATCCATAATTAATTGGGAAGAATTGGTGCTAAACCCTATGTAATCCAGGGGTTAGAGTAGGCATAAATCAGACACATGAAGGGTCATATGAGGGGTAGGGGAGATGTCAGGTCCGGGAACTGCGTTGGCACAGTGGAGATACCGAAATATGTATAACGTTACTTGAGCAGAAAGAGAGTTATGGCAGAGCTAGGTGAACCATGGGAGTTTCCCTTTTATTCTATGTGGGGTAGAAGGCTGCTCAGATTTGTACAGATGAAGAAGGAGGCTGCAAGGGAGTGGGGTAGAGGGGAAAATAGAGGAAGCAGGGAGTGCAGATAAAAGACCAGGGAGAGTGGTGGCTCAAGCTAGGGAAGTGGTAGGTGGGAGAGAGAAGTAGATGGACCTGATAACCATTTAGGACACATCATCAAAATCTAACTCGGGTTAGACACCTAAATATAAaccctaaaactataaaacttccagaagaaagcACAGGAAAAATTTGATGATCTTAGGtttagcaaagatttcttaaacacaacacaaaacaccacaaacaataagagaaaaaattaaattgaattaatcaaaataaaacacttttgttCTTTCAGAGGAACTatttatggaaatgaaaagacaagccacagactaggaggaaattatttcaaaaattgtaTCTGATGAGGAACTTGTAtttagaatatatgaagaacttctacaacttaaaaaataatccagtaaAAGTGGGtgaaagacttgaacagacactttgcccaagaagatatacaaatggcaaataagacatgaaaaaatgctcaacacatTAATTATTCactgggaaaatgcaaattaaaacaacccAAAGGACCACCACTACACATTTActaaaacagtaaaatgaaaaagactgaccatgttggcaaggatgtggaggagcCAAAACTCTCaaatgctgctggtgggaattcaGAATAAAACCATtactttgggaaacagtttgacagtttcttaaaaagctaagcataggggatccctgggtggcgcagtggtttggcgcctgcctttggcccagggcgcgatcctggagacccgggatggaatcccacgtcgggctcccggtgcatggagcctgcttctccctccgcctgtgtctctgcctctctctctctctctctctgtgactatcataaataaataaaaattttaaaaaaaagctaagcatatatttagcaataaataaaaatgatctatcAAGCTACAGAAAGATGACGGAATCTCAAATGCCTATTGATCAGTAaaagaagccaggaaaaaaaactatatagtgtatgattccaactatataacattctgtaaaaggcaaaactggagatagtaaaaaaaaaaaaaaaaaaatcagaggtttggggaggaggggtgctGAATAGATAAAAGATAAGGGCATTTTTAGGACAATGAAACTTCT is a window of Vulpes lagopus strain Blue_001 chromosome 11, ASM1834538v1, whole genome shotgun sequence DNA encoding:
- the CAPN1 gene encoding calpain-1 catalytic subunit isoform X1, which produces MAEEIITPVYCTGVSAQVQKQRAKELGLGRHENAIKYMGQDFEQLRAHCLQSGALFRDEAFPPIPQSLGYKDLGPNSSKTYGIKWKRPTELLSNPQFIVDGATRTDICQGALGDCWLLAAIASLTLNDTLLHRVVPHGQSFQNGYAGIFHFQLWQFGEWVDVVVDDLLPIKDGKLVFVHSAQGNEFWSALLEKAYAKVNGSYEALSGGSTSEGFEDFTGGVTEWYELRKAPSDLYQIILKALERGSLLGCSIDISSVLDMEAITFKKLVKGHAYSVTGAKQVNYQGQMVSLIRMRNPWGEVEWTGAWSDGSSEWNNVDPYEREQLRVKMEDGEFWMSFRDFMREFTRLEICNLTPDALKSRSIRKWNTTLYEGTWRRGSTAGGCRNYPATFWVNPQFKIRLEETDDVDDDYGGRESGCSFVLALMQKHRRRERRFGRDMETIGFAVYEVPPELVGQPAVHLKRDFFLANSSRARSEQFINLREVSTRFRLPPGEYVVVPSTFEPNKEGDFVLRFFSEKSAGTEELDDQIQANLPDEQVLSEEEIDENFKALFRQLAGEDMEISVKELQTILNRIISKHKDLRTKGFSLESCRSMVNLMDRDGNGKLGLVEFNILWNRIRNYLSIFRKFDLDKSGSMSAYEMRMAIESAGFKLNKKLYELIITRYSEPDLAVDFDNFVCCLVRLETMFRFFKTLDTDLDGVVTFDLFKWLQLTMFA
- the CAPN1 gene encoding calpain-1 catalytic subunit isoform X2 gives rise to the protein MAEEIITPVYCTGVSAQVQKQRAKELGLGRHENAIKYMGQDFEQLRAHCLQSGALFRDEAFPPIPQSLGYKDLGPNSSKTYGIKWKRPTELLSNPQFIVDGATRTDICQGALGDCWLLAAIASLTLNDTLLHRVVPHGQSFQNGYAGIFHFQLWQFGEWVDVVVDDLLPIKDGKLVFVHSAQGNEFWSALLEKAYAKVNGSYEALSGGSTSEGFEDFTGGVTEWYELRKAPSDLYQIILKALERGSLLGCSIDISSVLDMEAITFKKLVKGHAYSVTGAKQVNYQGQMVSLIRMRNPWGEVEWTGAWSDGSSEWNNVDPYEREQLRVKMEDGEFWMSFRDFMREFTRLEICNLTPDALKSRSIRKWNTTLYEGTWRRGSTAGGCRNYPATFWVNPQFKIRLEETDDVDDDYGGRESGCSFVLALMQKHRRRERRFGRDMETIGFAVYEVPPELVGQPAVHLKRDFFLANSSRARSEQFINLREVSTRFRLPPGEYVVVPSTFEPNKEGDFVLRFFSEKSAGTEELDDQIQANLPDEQVLSEEEIDENFKALFRQLAGEDMEISVKELQTILNRIISKRPCSPGPSAVTGVGGS